One part of the Treponema sp. OMZ 787 genome encodes these proteins:
- a CDS encoding ATP-binding protein: MSDNRKMPIGIQSFEKLITNGFVYVDKTQYIWNLVKDPIPYFLSRPRRFGKSLLLSTLKAYFLGQKELFKGLVIEKLEEREKTNREIWHKYPVLHLDFNLSKYETREDLESILNTHLSLWEKEYGTETSETSFVTRFAGLIRRAYEKTGKQTVILIDEYDKPLLQTMWKDEALNETYKTILKGFFGVIKSSDQYLRFAFLTGVTKFSKVSIFSDLNNLRDISLLSDYSGLCGISQEELEAGFQPEIKNLAENNKMSYEETLAKLKQRYDGYLFARNGKAMYNPFSLLNVFASREFSSYWFSTGTPTFLVEYLKKAYYNIPDLDGNIKINEAGLETYRAETGNPLPILFQSGYLSIKEYHDFSRLYRLGFPNDEVRFGFLDNLLPAYTSIRTDKTGLSIWEFYEQIEAGDIDSFMQKMKGIISGIPYDNLTEKKLTLREQNYQTAVYLVFALMNQFVHTEVHCSTGRADCIVEFKDKVYIFKFKLSSSGSAEDALKQIKDKNYSGKSLGSGKQTIAVGASFDEEKRTIKDWAVDSL, from the coding sequence ATGAGTGATAACAGAAAAATGCCCATCGGCATTCAAAGTTTTGAAAAACTTATAACAAACGGCTTTGTTTATGTCGATAAAACCCAATATATATGGAATTTGGTTAAGGATCCCATTCCATACTTTTTAAGCCGTCCGCGCCGTTTTGGGAAAAGTCTTCTTCTTTCTACATTAAAAGCTTACTTCCTCGGTCAAAAAGAGCTGTTTAAGGGCTTGGTTATCGAAAAACTTGAAGAGAGAGAAAAAACTAACAGAGAAATCTGGCATAAATATCCGGTACTTCACTTAGACTTTAATCTTTCAAAATATGAAACAAGGGAAGATTTGGAAAGTATTTTAAACACACATCTTTCTTTATGGGAAAAGGAATATGGAACTGAGACTTCAGAGACCTCATTTGTAACACGTTTTGCAGGACTTATCCGCCGTGCCTATGAAAAAACAGGCAAACAGACTGTTATTCTAATTGATGAGTACGATAAACCCCTCCTTCAAACTATGTGGAAGGATGAAGCTTTAAACGAAACATATAAAACAATTTTAAAGGGATTTTTCGGGGTAATAAAAAGCTCAGACCAATATCTACGTTTTGCCTTTTTAACCGGAGTTACAAAATTCAGTAAGGTAAGCATATTCAGCGATTTAAATAATCTGAGGGATATAAGCCTACTGTCGGATTACTCAGGCCTTTGCGGTATTTCTCAGGAAGAACTTGAAGCTGGTTTCCAGCCTGAAATTAAAAATCTTGCAGAAAATAACAAAATGAGCTATGAAGAAACTCTTGCAAAGTTAAAACAAAGATATGACGGCTACCTTTTTGCAAGAAATGGAAAAGCAATGTACAATCCCTTTAGCCTTTTAAATGTTTTTGCTTCCCGGGAATTTTCAAGTTATTGGTTTTCAACCGGAACACCAACCTTCTTGGTTGAATACTTAAAAAAAGCCTATTACAATATTCCGGACCTCGATGGAAATATCAAGATAAATGAAGCCGGTTTAGAAACTTATAGAGCCGAGACCGGAAATCCCTTACCCATCTTGTTTCAATCTGGCTATTTAAGCATTAAAGAGTATCACGATTTTTCAAGACTGTACCGTTTGGGCTTTCCGAATGATGAGGTACGCTTCGGATTTTTAGATAACCTGCTTCCGGCCTACACTTCGATAAGAACCGACAAAACAGGTCTTTCTATTTGGGAATTTTACGAGCAAATTGAAGCCGGAGATATAGATAGCTTCATGCAAAAAATGAAGGGAATAATATCCGGAATTCCTTATGATAACCTAACCGAAAAAAAATTAACCTTGCGTGAGCAAAATTATCAGACAGCCGTTTATCTTGTATTCGCATTGATGAACCAGTTTGTGCATACGGAAGTGCATTGTTCAACAGGACGAGCTGACTGTATTGTTGAATTCAAAGATAAGGTTTATATTTTTAAGTTTAAGCTCTCATCAAGCGGCTCAGCCGAAGATGCATTAAAACAAATCAAAGATAAAAACTATTCCGGCAAATCTTTAGGCAGCGGTAAACAGACAATAGCCGTAGGAGCAAGCTTTGATGAAGAAAAAAGGACGATTAAGGACTGGGCGGTAGATAGCTTGTAA